One region of Candidatus Methylomirabilota bacterium genomic DNA includes:
- the rpsF gene encoding 30S ribosomal protein S6 translates to MSGLYPYEILLIFDPRPTEEEVTALLTKLQETLRSLGGEVTKAESWGKRRLAYEIRKQREGTYAVIECKAVPAVVKEYERQLTLNEQVLRHFTTRVPVRKRIRSAPKPQTPAVEEVV, encoded by the coding sequence GTGAGTGGTTTGTATCCGTACGAAATCCTATTGATCTTCGACCCGCGACCCACCGAAGAGGAGGTGACCGCGCTCCTGACCAAGCTGCAGGAGACGCTCCGTTCCCTCGGCGGCGAGGTCACGAAGGCCGAGAGCTGGGGGAAGCGCCGGCTCGCCTACGAGATCCGGAAGCAGCGGGAAGGCACCTACGCGGTGATCGAGTGCAAGGCGGTGCCGGCGGTCGTCAAGGAGTACGAGCGCCAGCTGACGCTGAACGAGCAGGTACTCCGGCACTTCACGACTCGCGTGCCCGTGCGCAAGCGGATCCGGTCGGCGCCCAAGCCGCAGACCCCGGCGGTGGAGGAGGTCGTCTGA
- a CDS encoding single-stranded DNA-binding protein yields MASLNRVFLIGNLTRTPELRYTPSGTAVADLRLAVNRNYTTQGGEKREETCFLTVVVWGKQAESCGEYLDKGSPIMVEGRLQTRDWETKDGQKRSVVEVVAERVQFMGRGKTAGAPAVPEPVEAGGGGDGDDEVPF; encoded by the coding sequence ATGGCGAGCCTGAACCGGGTGTTCTTGATCGGCAACCTGACGCGCACGCCCGAGCTTCGGTATACCCCGAGCGGTACCGCGGTGGCGGACCTGCGGCTGGCCGTCAACCGCAACTACACGACCCAGGGCGGAGAGAAGCGCGAGGAGACCTGCTTCCTCACCGTGGTGGTGTGGGGCAAGCAGGCCGAGAGCTGCGGCGAGTACCTCGACAAGGGTAGCCCGATCATGGTCGAGGGGCGGCTGCAGACGCGCGACTGGGAGACGAAGGACGGGCAGAAGCGCAGCGTGGTCGAGGTCGTCGCGGAACGGGTGCAGTTCATGGGTCGCGGCAAGACGGCGGGCGCGCCCGCGGTGCCCGAGCCGGTTGAAGCCGGCGGTGGGGGAGACGGCGACGACGAGGTCCCGTTCTAG
- the rpsR gene encoding 30S ribosomal protein S18 produces MPPASKPVKRRRFGRRKVCKFCVDRVDLIDHKDIRRLRNFVSERGKITPRRISGSCARHQRQLTRAVRRARTVALLAQTSE; encoded by the coding sequence ATTCCGCCAGCATCGAAGCCAGTCAAGCGGCGCCGGTTCGGACGTCGCAAGGTTTGCAAGTTCTGCGTCGATCGCGTCGATCTGATCGACCACAAGGATATCCGCCGCCTGCGCAACTTCGTCTCGGAGCGCGGCAAGATCACCCCGCGCCGCATCTCCGGCAGCTGCGCCCGGCATCAGCGGCAGCTCACCCGCGCCGTCCGCCGCGCTCGCACCGTCGCGCTCCTGGCCCAAACCTCGGAGTGA
- the rplI gene encoding 50S ribosomal protein L9 codes for MKIILMDDVPTLGRRGEVRDVSDGYARNFLLPQKLALHATATNLKNLEQIKARQDSRAAKLKADAQGQAHAIEALHFSQRRQASDEGRLFGSVGRADLAAFLSQHGIEVERRRIGLDEPIKSLGEFTVPVRLHADVTAQLKVSVSRE; via the coding sequence ATGAAAATCATTCTGATGGACGACGTGCCCACCCTCGGCCGGCGCGGCGAGGTCCGCGATGTCTCGGACGGCTACGCGCGGAATTTCCTGCTGCCCCAGAAGCTGGCCCTGCACGCGACCGCGACCAATCTGAAGAACCTCGAGCAGATCAAGGCGCGCCAGGACTCCCGGGCGGCCAAGCTGAAGGCCGACGCCCAGGGGCAGGCGCACGCCATCGAGGCCCTGCACTTCTCCCAGCGCCGGCAGGCCTCGGACGAGGGGCGCCTCTTCGGCTCGGTGGGCCGGGCCGACCTGGCCGCGTTCCTGTCCCAGCACGGCATCGAGGTGGAGCGCCGCCGCATCGGGCTCGACGAGCCCATCAAGAGCCTCGGCGAGTTCACGGTGCCGGTCCGCCTGCACGCCGACGTGACCGCCCAGCTGAAGGTGTCCGTCTCGCGCGAGTAG
- the dnaB gene encoding replicative DNA helicase, with amino-acid sequence MATLTDLLTSKIPPHSLEAERAVLGAILLERESLPKAIELLKAADFYKEGHRKIFDATLALFERNEPVDLLTVSEELKRNASLEEVGGPAALASLVEEAATAAHLLSYGAIVREKALLRDLIRIATEIIGQSYEARDDVDKLLDDAERLIFQISERRMQGSAFPVRAILKDTFEHIEKLYDRKEHITGLATGFDELDRMTSGFQPSDFIIIAGRPSMGKTAFALNIAKYAGVEDHKRVLVLSLEMSKEQLVQRLLCSEAKVDSHKVRTGYLDPRDWTRLTNAAGRLAEAPVYIDDSPALTVLEARAKARRMKAEHGLDLIVIDYLQLMRGRHQQENRQQEISEISRSLKALAKELNVPVVALSQLSRAVETRERKEPQLSDLRESGALEQDADVILFLYRPERYGLQSEEGDRVADVIIGKQRNGPTGKVQVTFIPEYASFERLAKREAQPF; translated from the coding sequence GTGGCCACGCTCACCGACCTGCTGACCTCCAAGATTCCTCCCCACAGCCTGGAGGCCGAGCGGGCCGTCCTGGGAGCGATCCTGCTGGAGCGGGAGAGCCTTCCCAAGGCGATCGAGCTGCTCAAGGCGGCCGATTTCTACAAGGAAGGCCACCGCAAGATCTTCGACGCCACCCTCGCGCTCTTCGAGCGCAACGAGCCGGTGGACCTGCTGACCGTCTCGGAGGAGCTCAAGCGGAACGCGTCGCTGGAAGAGGTCGGGGGGCCGGCGGCCCTCGCGAGCCTGGTGGAGGAGGCGGCCACCGCGGCCCACCTGCTCTCCTACGGGGCCATCGTTCGCGAGAAGGCGCTCCTGCGCGACCTCATCCGCATCGCCACCGAGATCATCGGGCAGAGCTACGAGGCCCGCGACGACGTGGACAAGCTCCTCGACGACGCGGAGCGGCTGATCTTCCAGATCTCCGAGCGGCGGATGCAGGGCTCGGCCTTCCCGGTGCGGGCGATCCTGAAGGACACCTTCGAGCACATCGAGAAGCTCTACGACCGCAAGGAGCACATCACCGGGCTCGCCACCGGCTTCGACGAGCTCGACCGGATGACCTCGGGCTTCCAGCCCAGCGACTTCATCATCATCGCGGGCCGGCCGTCGATGGGCAAGACCGCCTTCGCGCTCAACATCGCCAAGTACGCGGGGGTCGAGGACCACAAGCGGGTGCTGGTGCTGAGCCTCGAGATGTCGAAGGAGCAGCTCGTGCAGCGGCTGCTCTGCTCCGAAGCCAAGGTGGACTCGCACAAGGTGCGCACCGGCTACCTCGACCCGCGCGACTGGACGCGCCTCACCAACGCGGCGGGGCGGCTCGCGGAAGCGCCGGTCTACATCGACGACTCGCCCGCCCTGACCGTGCTGGAGGCGCGCGCCAAGGCGCGGCGCATGAAGGCCGAGCACGGGCTCGACCTGATCGTCATCGACTACCTCCAGCTCATGCGCGGGCGTCACCAGCAGGAGAACCGCCAGCAGGAGATCTCGGAGATCTCCCGCTCGCTCAAGGCCCTGGCCAAGGAGCTGAACGTCCCGGTGGTGGCGCTGTCACAGCTCTCCCGCGCGGTGGAGACCCGCGAGCGCAAGGAGCCCCAGCTGTCGGACCTGCGGGAGTCCGGCGCGCTGGAGCAGGACGCCGACGTGATCCTCTTCCTGTACCGGCCGGAGCGCTACGGCCTGCAGTCGGAGGAGGGCGATCGGGTCGCCGACGTCATCATCGGCAAGCAGCGCAACGGGCCGACCGGCAAGGTCCAGGTGACGTTCATCCCCGAGTACGCTTCGTTCGAGCGCCTCGCCAAGCGCGAGGCCCAGCCCTTCTAG
- a CDS encoding sigma 54-interacting transcriptional regulator, producing MTKVVIVGAGKGGRALLEMFSGDPTVTIVGIADVNPWAPGIELARRLNIAVSTELRELIADPRVDLIIDVTGSAEVQAAIQRLKPSGTEVMGGASAKFMWDLLAERKRSEELEDRYSLMLRELQAKADGDFIIGQNPKMRELAEQIIRVAQTPTTVLIRGESGTGKELVARAIHRYSNLRDKPLVTVNCTALTPSLMESELFGHKRGAFTGAVADKAGLFEKADGATIFLDEVGDMPPEMQGKLLRVLQAGEVKPVGDVITRKVRVRVIAATNRDLEKALAAAEFREDLFYRFNAFTVVLPPLRERSEDIPVLAYHFLRKAEAKVNKKVDRFSQDALDQLRRYAWPGNLRELENIIERAVVLSESQQVEVTHLPLYLQESGSIQVTTKEGFAQAKERVISMFEREAVARFLSEARGNVSVAAQKAGITRRNFHRLLSKHSISPRKYKKESQ from the coding sequence ATGACCAAGGTCGTCATCGTCGGAGCCGGCAAGGGCGGGCGAGCCCTGCTCGAGATGTTCAGCGGCGACCCCACCGTGACCATCGTCGGGATCGCCGACGTGAACCCCTGGGCGCCCGGGATCGAGCTGGCCCGGCGCCTCAACATCGCGGTGAGCACCGAGCTGCGGGAGCTGATCGCCGATCCCCGCGTCGACCTGATCATCGACGTCACCGGCAGTGCCGAGGTCCAGGCCGCGATCCAGCGCCTGAAGCCGTCCGGCACCGAGGTCATGGGTGGGGCGAGCGCGAAGTTCATGTGGGACCTCCTCGCCGAGCGCAAGCGCAGCGAGGAGCTGGAGGACCGCTACTCCCTGATGCTGCGCGAGCTGCAGGCGAAGGCGGACGGCGACTTCATCATCGGGCAGAACCCGAAGATGCGGGAGCTGGCCGAGCAGATCATCCGGGTCGCCCAGACTCCGACCACCGTGCTGATACGCGGCGAGTCCGGCACCGGCAAGGAGCTGGTGGCGCGGGCGATCCACCGCTATTCGAATCTGCGCGACAAGCCGCTGGTCACCGTGAACTGCACCGCGCTGACCCCCTCGCTGATGGAGTCCGAGCTGTTCGGTCACAAGCGCGGGGCGTTCACTGGCGCGGTGGCCGACAAGGCCGGCCTCTTCGAGAAGGCGGACGGGGCCACCATCTTCCTCGACGAGGTCGGCGACATGCCGCCCGAGATGCAGGGCAAGCTGCTGCGCGTGCTCCAGGCCGGCGAGGTGAAGCCGGTTGGAGACGTGATTACCCGAAAAGTCCGCGTCCGGGTGATCGCGGCCACCAACCGCGATCTCGAGAAGGCGCTCGCCGCCGCCGAGTTCCGCGAGGATCTGTTCTACCGCTTCAACGCCTTCACGGTCGTGCTGCCCCCGCTCCGGGAGCGGAGCGAGGACATTCCGGTCCTGGCCTATCACTTCCTGCGAAAGGCCGAGGCGAAGGTGAACAAGAAGGTGGACCGGTTCTCCCAGGACGCGCTCGATCAGCTCCGGCGGTATGCCTGGCCGGGCAACCTGCGCGAGCTGGAGAACATCATCGAGCGCGCCGTCGTGCTCTCGGAAAGCCAGCAGGTGGAGGTCACACACCTGCCGCTCTATCTTCAGGAATCGGGCTCCATCCAGGTCACCACGAAGGAGGGCTTCGCCCAGGCCAAGGAGCGGGTCATCTCGATGTTCGAGCGTGAAGCGGTGGCCCGCTTCCTCTCCGAGGCCCGGGGGAACGTGTCGGTGGCGGCGCAGAAAGCCGGGATCACGCGCCGCAATTTCCATCGCTTGCTTTCCAAGCACTCGATAAGTCCGAGGAAATACAAGAAAGAGTCGCAGTAG